A window of Candidatus Cloacimonadota bacterium genomic DNA:
GTTAAATACATCATCGAAAATCCGCTCCTATCGCTCAAAACAAATATTGTGGGAACCGATAACGTATTGGAATTATGTAATAAGCACAAAGCCAAAGCTCTAATTACCTCTACCAGTGAGATATATGGGAAAAGTGAGAAAGTGCCGTTTTCGGAGCAGGACAATCGTCTTTTGGGCTCTACTCATATTAGCCGTTGGGGCTATAGTTGTTCCAAAGCAATAGACGAATTTATGGCTTTGGCATTTTACCGAGAAAAGAAGCTTCCGGTGGTAATAGTACGTTGCTTTAATACAGTTGGTCCTCGACAGACGGGTCAGTATGGCATGGTTTTGCCTAAATTTATCAAAGCGGCATTATTGGATCAGCCAATTGTGGTGTATGGAACCGGCAAGCAAACTCGCTGTTTTGCCGATGTATCGGATGTTGTGGGAGCTTTTGTGAAACTGATGAATAGTCCCGAATGTGAAGGCGAGATCTTTAACATTGGCACAACCGAATCCATCAGCATCGAAGACTTGGCACAAAAGGTAAAAGAGATGTGTTCAAGCAAATCCCGCATTGAATACATGAGCTATGAAGCTGCTTTTGAAGAGGGATTTGAAGATATGATGAACCGCATGCCGGATCTCAGTAAAGTAAAAGAATATATTGGTTATGAACCTAAATACAGTTTGGATGATATTATCAATCGCATGATTAAGTATTATGAAAACTAAATTATATCTCATCATTCTGTTAGCTTTGGTAATTGCATTTTTAAATGCTACGGAGACAGTAGAGCGTGAAATTGCTTTAATTAGCATAAACGTAAGCGGTTATGTGCGAAATCCGGGTACCTTAAAGCTATCTCATTTAGATAGACTTTCCGATGCCATTGGGCTTAGTATGTTAAGTCCGGATGAATTGTTTGATGTAGATGGACAAAGCATGTCTAAACTGAGTCCTGTACCGATGTTGCGGACAAACAATACGATGTTTCCCAACTACAAAGCGTATCAGAGTATTCGCAACATCAAATTGTATAGAGGCTCTGAAGAACGCACTTATGATCTTTTCTCTTTTTATCGGACCGGAGATTTAAGTCAAAATCCCTATTTACGGGATTCTGACCATGTTCATGTGCCGCTGGTTGAAGCTTTTATTAGTGTAAATGGTAGTGTGGGGTATCCCGGGGATATGGAATATCGCAAGGGAGACACGGTAAGGGAAGCATTGAAGATGTCTTTGGGTCCTGTGCCGGGTTCTCTGCTTTCTGCTGTACGCTTGAGTGTGTATCA
This region includes:
- a CDS encoding GDP-mannose 4,6-dehydratase; protein product: MKILITGGAGFIGSHLAERLLSEGNEVYAIDNLSTGSLSNIETFKDNPKFHFQIGTILNRELMDTLISKCNQVYHLAAAVGVKYIIENPLLSLKTNIVGTDNVLELCNKHKAKALITSTSEIYGKSEKVPFSEQDNRLLGSTHISRWGYSCSKAIDEFMALAFYREKKLPVVIVRCFNTVGPRQTGQYGMVLPKFIKAALLDQPIVVYGTGKQTRCFADVSDVVGAFVKLMNSPECEGEIFNIGTTESISIEDLAQKVKEMCSSKSRIEYMSYEAAFEEGFEDMMNRMPDLSKVKEYIGYEPKYSLDDIINRMIKYYEN
- a CDS encoding SLBB domain-containing protein; its protein translation is MKTKLYLIILLALVIAFLNATETVEREIALISINVSGYVRNPGTLKLSHLDRLSDAIGLSMLSPDELFDVDGQSMSKLSPVPMLRTNNTMFPNYKAYQSIRNIKLYRGSEERTYDLFSFYRTGDLSQNPYLRDSDHVHVPLVEAFISVNGSVGYPGDMEYRKGDTVREALKMSLGPVPGSLLSAVRLSVYHPDTREYSYRTLDLIAQPELWDLELNPGDRIMVPYDSQYRDRITVTISGESMQHGEFNVKEGTTLWEMLQIAGGLSDYADLENAVVLNKSYNEEPDPEFERIKSRSMVELTPLEYAYLRIKLRQAKGRY